TCCCGCTTCACCTCCAGATCCTGAAGCTGCTGCTCCAGCTGGCTCACCTTACTTTGCAAATTCTGTACCTCCTGACGTTCATCAAGGGGAACCTTGCAGGAAACACACAAACAGAGAAAGCCACAGACAATAACAACCAGAAAACGTTGCATCTTTTTCAACCTCACCAGAAACAAGTCATGCGACCAGGCTAGCGGGAAGAGGCATTCTCCCAATCAGCCAGAAACTTCTCAATGCCAATATCGGTCAGCGGATGTTTGGCCAACTGCATCATCACTTTGAACGGTATGGTTGCCACGTCGGCCCCCATTTCAGCTGCCGCCAGCACATGCTGGGGGTGGCGAATGCTGGCCACAATAATTTTGGTCTGGTAGCCGTAATTATCAAAAATCAGAGCTATCTGCTGCACCAGTTCCATGCCGTCAGCGGCAATATCATCCAGCCGACCAACAAAAGGACTGACATAGGTAGCCCCGGCCTTGGCAGCCAGCAACGCCTGAAGAGGGGAAAAAATCAAGGTAACATTGGTCTTTATGCCCCTATCGGCAAGAATCTTTACCGCCTTTAGCCCTTCTGCAGTCATGGGAATCTTAATTACAATATTGTCACCAAGCACGACCAGTTTTTCTGCTTCAGCCACCATTTCATCGGCCTTAAGGGAAATGACCTCAGCACTGACCGGCCCGGAAACCAGGGCACTGATCTCAGCGAGCATCGCGATAAAATCTCCGCCCTCCTTGGCAACCAGGGATGGATTGGTGGTCACCCCATCAACCAGACCATAGTCACTAGCCTGTCTGATCTCTTCCAAGTTGGCAGTATCAATAAAAAATTCCATACATCTCCTCCATAATTTATCCGCAAGACACAGTATTCAGGATTACTTTCTGCAACACGACAACCGGTGGAACTTCCCCCTGGTGCCGCTGCTGGAAATGGCAAACCAGGGAGGCAATACTCTCTCCGAGTTCAGGATGGATGAATGACGCAGCAATTTCCTGTAAAGGATACAGGACAAAACCACGGTCGGCAATCGCCGGATGGGGAATCGTTAATTTACTCTGCCTGATAATCAGATCCCCATAGAAAAGGATATCAAGATCAATGGTTCTCGGTCCCCAGCGAACGGTACGAACCCGGCCTAAATGATCTTCGATCGCGAGGAGTGCTTGCAGGAGAGCATCAGGGGATAGGGACGTTGCGAGACGACAGACACCGTTGAGGAAGTTTCCCTGATCCGCAAATCCCACCGGGGCCGTTTCGTAAATGGAAGAAACCTGGATTATTCTGGTTTCGGGAAGCGCCGCAATCTGCTCCAATGCCTGTTTAATATATCCCAGGCGATCACCAAGGTTGGTGCCAAAACCAATGTAAACAGACAATGCACACTACCCGTTGCCGGCCGAATCGGACTCTTTCCGGGCATCCGTTGATCCGCTGCCGTTCTCCGGCGTCACATCAATCTCTTCCGGTTTTTCATGCGACGCTTTTCTGAAATTGCGGATCCCTTTGCCCAGGGCGCCGCCGATTTCCGGCAGTTTACCGGTCCCGAAAATGATCAGGATAATAACCAGGATAATGATCAGCTCAGGCATGCCTATACCAAACATAGGGCAACTCCTCTTCATTTGGTGAGCCAGTTCGAAAAATCAGCAAACTGGCGGAAGTGTATGGGAATCGAACCCACCTTCCTGGGTACTAGCCAGAAACACTGGATTTGAAGTCCAGGCCGCCCACCAGTGACGGAGACACTTCCTCCACTTCCTGCTCTGGTCGTATAACAGCATTTCTCAGGCAAGTCAATAATATCCAGGGAATTGCGCTACTGCCGATCATCAGTATTTAGATGGCAATTCCATAGATATAAACAATTGAAAAAACCAATAGCATTGCTAAATTCTATTTGCAATTACATCTCTTTACCGTATAATCCAACCATCCAAGTTATTAGCTATAAAAGCTCAAGGGAGATAAGTTCATGAGCAACATCTATCTGGATGTACGGGGCAAGGCCTGCCCGCAGCCGGTTGTTGAAACCAAAAAAGCCCTCGATCAGGTTGCCGAGGGGATGATCACTGTCCACCTGAATGCGGAACCGTCGGCCGTCAACGTCAGCCGTTTTGCCATCAGCCAGGGATGTACGGTCACTCGCAAGGAGGAAGCGGATGGCAGCATCACGCTGGAAATCATCAAAGGCTTCAGCTGTGAGATCCCGGCGAGCCAGCCAACGTCGACAGCAGTGCAACCAGCTGGCAACCTGGTCATCTATATCAACGACCAGTATATGGGCAAAGGGGATGTCCAGCTGGGAAAAATCCTGATGAAAGCCTTTCTGAAAACCCTGATTGAAGTTTCCATCAAACCTCGCCACCTTATCTTTGTCAACAGTGCCGTGTATTTGACCTGCGCCGGCTCTGAAGAACTTGCAACCATTACAACCCTGGAACAGGAAGGCACCACCATTCTTTCCTGCGGCACCTGCCTTGACTTTTACCACCTGAAAGACCGTCTCCAGGTGGGGCAGATGTCCAACATGTTTGAGATTGCCTCTCTGCTGCTGGAAGCTACCCAGGTAGTCACTCCATGATCTACCTGGACAACGGCGCCACTTCATTTCCCAAACCACCGGCAGTCATGGAGGCCATGACCCGCTACGCAACGGCCGTCGGTGCCAGTCCCGGACGTTCCGGCCACCGCCTGGCAGCCGATGCCGGACGGCTGGTTTTCCAGGCCCGTGAACTGGCTGCCAGTCTCCTGAAAGCACCTGATTCCAGCCGCATCATCTTCACCAAGAACGCCACTGAAGCCTTGAACCTGGCAATCCTCGGCCTGGCCCGCAGCGGCAGCCGCATACTGACCACGACCATTGAACACAACTCCGTCATCCGCCCGTTGCGCTATCTGGAGCAGCAAGGACAGATAATCCTCGACCTGATCCCGGTCAATCCTGAGGGGGAAGTATCGTTTGAGGTTCTCCAGCAGCTCCTTAACAAGCACACCTATCAGCTGGCCATCATCAATCACGGCTCCAACGTTACCGGCAGCATCAGTCCTCTGCAAGAGATCATCCCCCTTTTCAGGAAGCAGGAGATCACGGTCATTGTTGACGGCGCCCAGACAGCCGGTGCCATCCCCATCGATATGGATGATCTGGATATTGATATTTTTTGTTTTACCGGCCACAAAAGTCTTTTGGGGCCCCAAGGGACCGGCGGACTGTACCTCAAAAGCGGCATCAATCCCCTGCCCCTGATCCGGGGAGGAACCGGCAGCCGCTCGGAAGCCGAATATCAACCGGAGTTTCTCCCTGATTATTATGAAAGCGGCACTCCCAACACCATTGGCCTGGCAGGGCTGGCGGCCGGGCTGGACTTCGTCAATAAAAGTACGGTGGCAGCAATTCATCGCCACGAATATGCTTTAACCCGGCACCTTTGTGAAGAACTGAAAAACATCCCCGGACTCACCCTGCACGGCCCGCCAGTGGGAAAAGACCGCCTGCCGGTCATCTCCTTTACTATCGACCACCTGGCCCCCTCTGAAATCGGCTTTCACCTGGATCGGCAGTACGACATGATGGTCCGGGTCGGCCTGCACTGCGCCCCGCTGGCGCATAAAACCATTGGCACCTTCCCCCGGGGAACCGTCCGCCTGACTCCTGGCTATTTCAATACCATGGAGGAGATGGAAAAGACGGCCAGAGCAATCCGGCAGATCGCCGGATCTTCACGTTGACGCCTCCTGCCATGAATTCCATGCACACCTATCTGTTGTTCGACTCCATCCACCAGGTTATGAAAGCTGAATCCCTGCTAAAAACCGCAGGGATTGACACTGATCTGGTTCCCGTACCAAAAGAGATCAGCTCCGACTGCGGCATGTGCGTCGCCTTTCGCCAAAACGACCTGCAGCTGATCATGGCCGCCCTGTCCCATCATCCCTTTTCCTGCACGGTACGCATTTATCGCCGGGCTGCACCACAGGGCTACAACCTGATAGCAGACCTGCCTCCCGCATCATCCTGAGGAGGAGCAGGAAGCACCCCCCCGGCAATCAATCCTGATAGCGGCAAGCTCAATGTTCTCAAAGACCATGGGCCAGCTGTTTCAACTCATCCAGGCGTTCCCGGGCAAATTCTCGGCCGCCGCAGGAAACCAGGGTATTGTTGTGAAACAAAGGTTCACGTTGCAGATCATAAGGAGAAACGGCGCAGGCCGCCGGCCACAATGCAGTACCAGGAATAGGAGAATATTCGGTCAACCGCGGGCGCAAACCCAGTGATCGGACAAAAACAATGTCCTCCTCTACCTGCTGCCAGCACTGCCCCGGAACCCCTACCAGCAAATAGATGTCCAGCTGGCCGGCGGGAAAACCAGCCGCCAGCAGATGGCCTACCGCCGCTTCGAACTGCTGTTTCTCCGTTTTGCCACCCCATTGCCGCTGCAAAGCCCCATCGGTGGTTTCCAAGCTCAGCCTGATGGTGGTGAAACCACCCCTTTTCATGGCACGGGCCAGCTCCCGGGTAATCGCCTTGACATGCAGACCATTAGGGGTGTGGAAACGAACTGCCAACGACGCCCACTCCACCTGCTCCAGCAAAGGAAGCAGACCGGTTTCAGCCGCCAGCAACAGGGCATCATCATAAAAGGCAATATCCTTAACCTCAGGAAAGCGGGACAACCAGCAGTCAAGTTCTGCAAAAACCGCCTCCGGCGGCCGGCGCCGATAGACAGGATAGAGCCGAGCCGAAGCACAATAGGGACAGCGATAAGGACAGCCAATACTGGTCGTCAGCACCAGACAGGAAAGCTCCCGATATAAGTCCCAGGCCGGAGAAAGCTGGAATAAATCCACCGGCCCGGACGGCAAGGTTTTCTGCACCACCCCCAGACGAGACAGCAGGGCAACAAGATCGCCAAGGTTGGTGCCAGGCACAATATGGTCGGCCCCTGAATGACGGCGGGCATGGTCGCAACACAAGGTGGCATAGATGCCCCCCAGAATGATAGCCGCTTGCGGACATTCCTCCCTGAGCACCTTGATTGTCTGCTGGATGCCGGGATACCAATAGGTCATCTGTGAAGTGACCACCACCGCATCAGGGACCGGCACCTGCCGCAACGCTGCACGGAAGACCTCTTCCGGCAGGCCAAACCGCCTGTATTGCCGGGGCACGGAAGCGAGCGCTGCCGGTTTGGCAATTT
This genomic stretch from Candidatus Anaeroferrophillus wilburensis harbors:
- the fsa gene encoding fructose-6-phosphate aldolase — translated: MEFFIDTANLEEIRQASDYGLVDGVTTNPSLVAKEGGDFIAMLAEISALVSGPVSAEVISLKADEMVAEAEKLVVLGDNIVIKIPMTAEGLKAVKILADRGIKTNVTLIFSPLQALLAAKAGATYVSPFVGRLDDIAADGMELVQQIALIFDNYGYQTKIIVASIRHPQHVLAAAEMGADVATIPFKVMMQLAKHPLTDIGIEKFLADWENASSR
- the folK gene encoding 2-amino-4-hydroxy-6-hydroxymethyldihydropteridine diphosphokinase, which gives rise to MSVYIGFGTNLGDRLGYIKQALEQIAALPETRIIQVSSIYETAPVGFADQGNFLNGVCRLATSLSPDALLQALLAIEDHLGRVRTVRWGPRTIDLDILFYGDLIIRQSKLTIPHPAIADRGFVLYPLQEIAASFIHPELGESIASLVCHFQQRHQGEVPPVVVLQKVILNTVSCG
- a CDS encoding twin-arginine translocase TatA/TatE family subunit: MFGIGMPELIIILVIILIIFGTGKLPEIGGALGKGIRNFRKASHEKPEEIDVTPENGSGSTDARKESDSAGNG
- the yedF gene encoding sulfurtransferase-like selenium metabolism protein YedF; its protein translation is MSNIYLDVRGKACPQPVVETKKALDQVAEGMITVHLNAEPSAVNVSRFAISQGCTVTRKEEADGSITLEIIKGFSCEIPASQPTSTAVQPAGNLVIYINDQYMGKGDVQLGKILMKAFLKTLIEVSIKPRHLIFVNSAVYLTCAGSEELATITTLEQEGTTILSCGTCLDFYHLKDRLQVGQMSNMFEIASLLLEATQVVTP
- a CDS encoding aminotransferase class V-fold PLP-dependent enzyme — translated: MIYLDNGATSFPKPPAVMEAMTRYATAVGASPGRSGHRLAADAGRLVFQARELAASLLKAPDSSRIIFTKNATEALNLAILGLARSGSRILTTTIEHNSVIRPLRYLEQQGQIILDLIPVNPEGEVSFEVLQQLLNKHTYQLAIINHGSNVTGSISPLQEIIPLFRKQEITVIVDGAQTAGAIPIDMDDLDIDIFCFTGHKSLLGPQGTGGLYLKSGINPLPLIRGGTGSRSEAEYQPEFLPDYYESGTPNTIGLAGLAAGLDFVNKSTVAAIHRHEYALTRHLCEELKNIPGLTLHGPPVGKDRLPVISFTIDHLAPSEIGFHLDRQYDMMVRVGLHCAPLAHKTIGTFPRGTVRLTPGYFNTMEEMEKTARAIRQIAGSSR
- a CDS encoding DUF3343 domain-containing protein, translated to MHTYLLFDSIHQVMKAESLLKTAGIDTDLVPVPKEISSDCGMCVAFRQNDLQLIMAALSHHPFSCTVRIYRRAAPQGYNLIADLPPASS
- a CDS encoding radical SAM protein — translated: MAADVLLINPWIIDFAAYDLWAKPLGLLYIGDLLRRFDGVQVQLIDCLDAGLLPESCRLKVKRRPNGSGHYYAEEIAKPAALASVPRQYRRFGLPEEVFRAALRQVPVPDAVVVTSQMTYWYPGIQQTIKVLREECPQAAIILGGIYATLCCDHARRHSGADHIVPGTNLGDLVALLSRLGVVQKTLPSGPVDLFQLSPAWDLYRELSCLVLTTSIGCPYRCPYCASARLYPVYRRRPPEAVFAELDCWLSRFPEVKDIAFYDDALLLAAETGLLPLLEQVEWASLAVRFHTPNGLHVKAITRELARAMKRGGFTTIRLSLETTDGALQRQWGGKTEKQQFEAAVGHLLAAGFPAGQLDIYLLVGVPGQCWQQVEEDIVFVRSLGLRPRLTEYSPIPGTALWPAACAVSPYDLQREPLFHNNTLVSCGGREFARERLDELKQLAHGL